The Besnoitia besnoiti strain Bb-Ger1 chromosome IV, whole genome shotgun sequence genome contains a region encoding:
- a CDS encoding SAG-related sequence (encoded by transcript BESB_051870): MANIGIVAGPRGGFRPGGCKFAAMCLASALLITARHAVAEQLQQGLLRRASSEAEQLDPTETISTCQSTENGVGKPDRPDVTLSIENPTVTLVCEGRGNYLVPSDFMTVCEPNADESHSVQGSVDLCNVGGVSMGTPVSLLDFVYPEGKPRWLPPAHRSVGESRTLHLDEFDFPLFDKSFNIGCGQTPENSKSECRMKVNVRARLSAVEDNVVTCAYGEHSNPKILNVDLTPQNNSVTVTCGSRGIIQQVSAAALSRSAEQGGKEEPSRLLRGIDASWWTSTDGLTHGAKVAIPLSEFSTTNKYFYIGCAPATQKGQPGSIAYEPPEPVQTQSNTTNCIVKVTIKGVDASSLSASFRVNTAAAASGVAAVAALLSVS; this comes from the coding sequence ATGGCTAACATTGGTATCGTGGCGGGACCGCGCGGGGGCTTCAGACCCGGAGGCTGCAAGTTTGCGGCGATGTGCCTTGCCAGCGCTTTGCTTATCACCGCCAGGCACGCCGTTGCAGAGCAGCTTCAACAAgggcttctgcgtcgcgcctcgagtGAGGCTGAGCAGTTGGATCCAACGGAAACAATCTCTACGTGCCAATCTACCGAAAATGGTGTTGGAAAGCCGGATCGGCCGGATGTGACGCTGTCGATTGAAAATCCCACCGTGACCCTAGTCTGTGAAGGCAGGGGGAACTACTTGGTCCCGAGTGATTTTATGACAGTCTGTGAGCCAAATGCAGACGAATCACATAGTGTTCAAGGGAGTGTTGACCTCTGCAACGTTGGAGGCGTCTCCATGGGGACACCGGTATCACTGCTTGATTTTGTCTATCCCGAGGGCAAACCTCGGTGGCTACCCCCGGCACACCGAAGCGTGGGGGAGTCGCGAACGTTGCATCTGGACGAGTTCGATTTTCCTCTTTTTGATAAATCCTTCAACATCGGTTGCGGGCAAACGCCAGAGAACTCGAAGTCGGAGTGCAGAATGAAAGTAAACGTGCGGGCGAGGCTCTCGGCAGTGGAGGACAATGTCGTGACCTGTGCATATGGAGAGCACAGCAATCCCAAGATCCTGAATGTTGATTTGACACCGCAGAACAACAGTGTTACGGTCACGTGCGGTTCCCGTGGGATCATTCAGCAAgtgtcggcggcggcgctctcccgcTCAGCAGAACAGGGCGGAAAGGAGGAACCTTCGCGGCTCCTCAGAGGCATCGACGCGAGCTGGTGGACGAGCACAGATGGATTGACTCATGGTGCCAAGGTGGCAATCCCTCTTAGCGAGTTTTCTACTACGAACAAGTATTTCTACATCGgatgcgcgcccgcgacacaAAAAGGACAGCCTGGGAGTATTGCTTACGAGCCACCTGAGCCAGTGCAAACTCAGTCAAACACGACGAACTGCATTGTGAAGGTAACGATTAAGGGGGTGGACGCTTCCTCTTTGTCTGCTTCGTTTAGAGTGAacacagcagctgcagcctctgGGGTTGCCGCTGTGGCGGCTCTTCTTTCCGTCTCATAG